In Gemmatimonadaceae bacterium, the following proteins share a genomic window:
- a CDS encoding efflux RND transporter periplasmic adaptor subunit has product MSRREEEMNEAARSIQVRCVAASPVVLVALAALVTLAGCKGTDTTKAATTTPTMLVGPENIAVVKAQQIRSGPAISGALQPEEQANVRAEVGGTVLQTMVEQGRPVSKGQVLARIDDAALRETELSARSAVTTAQNSVELQKRQMDRNEALLKAGAIAERDAELTRNQYTAAEAQLANARAQLANADKQLSKATIVSPITGVVSARAVSAGDVVQSGGALFTIVNPATMRLEASVPADQLSAVRLGMPVDFSVNGYPNRQFTGRITNINPVADPTTRQVRIIASIPNAGNVLVGGLFADGHVSSEVRDAPVIPISAVDEKGLRPYVMRIKNGLVQKTDVDLGIRDAATETVEVRSGIAPGDTILLGAARGISEKTPVKVSAAADTGRK; this is encoded by the coding sequence ATGAGTCGGCGTGAGGAGGAGATGAACGAAGCAGCTCGCAGCATCCAGGTCCGTTGTGTCGCGGCTTCGCCCGTCGTGCTCGTCGCGCTTGCCGCACTTGTCACGCTCGCGGGGTGCAAGGGAACGGACACCACCAAGGCGGCGACGACGACGCCGACGATGTTGGTCGGTCCGGAAAACATCGCCGTGGTGAAGGCGCAGCAGATTCGATCGGGGCCGGCGATCTCGGGTGCGTTGCAGCCGGAGGAACAGGCGAACGTGCGCGCCGAAGTTGGCGGCACCGTGCTGCAGACGATGGTCGAGCAAGGCCGTCCGGTGAGCAAAGGCCAGGTGCTCGCGCGCATCGACGACGCGGCGCTGCGTGAAACGGAATTGTCGGCACGCTCCGCGGTGACGACGGCGCAGAACTCGGTGGAACTGCAGAAGCGGCAGATGGATCGCAACGAAGCGCTCCTGAAAGCGGGCGCGATCGCCGAGCGCGACGCGGAGCTCACGCGCAATCAGTACACGGCGGCCGAAGCGCAGCTGGCGAACGCGCGCGCGCAATTGGCGAATGCGGACAAGCAGTTGAGCAAAGCGACGATCGTTTCGCCGATCACCGGCGTGGTGAGCGCGCGCGCGGTGAGCGCGGGCGACGTGGTGCAATCGGGCGGGGCGCTGTTCACGATCGTGAATCCGGCGACGATGCGACTCGAGGCGTCGGTGCCGGCCGATCAGCTGTCGGCGGTGCGGCTCGGCATGCCTGTCGACTTTTCGGTGAACGGCTATCCGAACCGCCAGTTCACGGGGCGGATCACGAACATCAATCCGGTGGCGGATCCGACGACGCGACAGGTGCGGATCATCGCGTCGATCCCGAACGCGGGAAACGTGCTGGTGGGCGGCTTGTTCGCTGACGGCCACGTGTCGAGCGAGGTGCGCGACGCGCCGGTGATTCCGATCAGCGCGGTGGACGAGAAGGGACTGCGTCCGTATGTGATGCGCATCAAGAACGGGTTGGTGCAGAAGACCGACGTGGATCTTGGCATTCGCGATGCCGCGACTGAGACGGTGGAAGTGCGCTCCGGCATCGCACCAGGCGACACGATTCTGCTTGGCGCGGCGCGCGGCATCTCGGAAAAGACGCCGGTGAAGGTCAGCGCGGCGGCGGATACGGGTAGGAAATAA